Proteins encoded together in one Vitis vinifera cultivar Pinot Noir 40024 chromosome 4, ASM3070453v1 window:
- the LOC100243772 gene encoding mitogen-activated protein kinase kinase kinase 3, with the protein MPAWWGRKSSKCKEEVQQQNPESTLYNISKISIRNDKKNGKDKPKSFDEGLFSRNSPRSSKDYGALTVSGGGGSSGFSGFDSDCGDKIRGHPLPLPSAGIEHGVGSGSGSVSSVSSSGSSDDHPSPHDHAPFGVYRGQGETKSNTRSRSPGPGSRSATSPLHPRFSTSNIDSLTGKQEEGRSCHRLPLPPGSPTSPSTLSSTRTCVVTESTTCNMSKWKKGRLLGRGTFGHVYVGFNSENGQMCAIKEVKVVSDDHTSKECLKQLNQEINLLSQLSHPNIVQYYGSEMGEETLSVYLEYVSGGSIHKLLQEYGPFKEPVIQNYARQIISGLAYLHGRSTVHRDIKGANILVGPNGEIKLADFGMAKHINSSSSMLSFKGSPYWMAPEVVMNTNGYSLAVDIWSLGCTILEMATSKPPWSQYEGVAAIFKIGNSRDVPEIPDHLSNDAKSFVRLCLQRDPSARPTALQLLDHSFVRDQATTRIANIAITKDAFPSTFDGSRTPTALELHSNRTSLTLFDGDYVTKPVGTVSRAAKNSRDSVRTITSLPVSPCSSPLRNYGPAHKSCFLSPPHPSYPIVGQSSYNSNDYSLYPTRAITKYTHDPWSDNPPFRSLTPNGSPRTRPI; encoded by the exons ATGCCTGCTTGGTGGGGGAGAAAGTCGAGCAAGTGCAAAGAAGAAGTGCAGCAGCAGAACCCAGAGAGCACTCTCTATAATATATCGAAAATCTCGATCAGAAACGACAAGAAGAATGGCAAGGACAAGCCCAAGAGCTTCGATGAGGGGCTGTTTTCGCGAAATTCGCCCAGGAGCAGCAAGGACTATGGGGCGTTGACGGTCAGCGGTGGTGGTGGGTCGTCGGGGTTTTCCGGGTTCGATTCGGATTGTGGAGACAAGATCAGGGGACACCCACTGCCTCTGCCGTCGGCGGGAATTGAACATGGGGTGGGATCTGGGTCGGGGTCGGTTTCGAGTGTTAGCTCTTCTGGGTCGTCCGATGATCATCCCAGCCCTCATGATCACGCTCCCTTTGGCGTATATAG AGGACAGGGGGAAACCAAGTCCAACACAAGATCAAGAAGTCCAGGTCCAGGGTCACGATCTGCTACATCACCGCTTCATCCTCGGTTTAGTACCTCGAATATAGATTCTCTGACGGGAAAGCAGGAAGAAGGGAGGAGCTGTCATCGGTTGCCCCTTCCGCCGGGTTCTCCTACCAGCCCTTCTACCTTGTCCAGCACTAGGACTTGCGTAGTGACTGAAAGCACAACTTGTAATATGTCAAAGTGGAAGAAAGGGAGGCTTCTAGGAAGGGGGACTTTTGGGCATGTTTACGTTGGATTTAACAG TGAAAACGGGCAAATGTGTGCGATAAAAGAAGTCAAGGTTGTTTCAGATGATCATACATCAAAAGAATGCCTTAAGCAACTGAACCAG GAGATAAATTTACTCAGTCAACTTTCACATCCAAATATCGTTCAATACTATGGTAGTGAAATG GGTGAAGAAACACTATCAGTTTATTTGGAGTATGTCTCTGGTGGCTCTATCCACAAGTTACTTCAAGAATATGGTCCCTTTAAGGAACCTGTCATTCAAAATTATGCTAGGCAGATTATTTCTGGGCTTGCCTACTTACACGGGAGAAGTACTGTGCACAG GGATATCAAAGGGGCAAACATATTAGTGGGACCTAATGGGGAGATCAAGTTGGCTGATTTTGGCATGGCAAAACAT AtaaattcttcttcttcaatgctCTCTTTCAAGGGAAGTCCCTATTGGATGGCGCCTGAG GTTGTAATGAATACAAATGGCTACAGCCTTGCGGTGGATATTTGGAGCTTAGGATGTACAATTCTTGAAATGGCAACATCAAAACCACCTTGGAGTCAATATGAAGGG GTGGctgcaatttttaaaattggaaacaGCAGGGATGTCCCTGAAATTCCCGATCACCTTTCTAATGATGCAAAAAGTTTTGTAAGGCTATGCTTGCAACGGGATCCATCGGCACGGCCAACAGCCTTACAACTACTAGATCACTCTTTTGTTCGAGACCAAGCCACAACAAGAATTGCTAATATTGCTATAACAAAGGATGCCTTTCCTTCCACCTTTGATGGAAGCCGCACACCG ACTGCATTAGAGCTTCATTCCAACAGAACGAGTCTTACTTTATTTGATGGAGATTATGTGACAAAACCAGTGGGCACGGTTTCGAGAGCTGCAAAGAACTCAAG GGACAGTGTGAGAACGATCACATCTTTGCCTGTATCTCCATGTTCAAGCCCACTACGGAACTATGGACCAGCACACAAGAGCTGCTTTCTTTCTCCTCCTCATCCATCTTATCCTATAGTGGGACAAAGCAGTTACAACTCAAACGATTACTCACTATATCCAACAAGAGCAATCACAAAATATACACATGACCCTTGGTCTGACAACCCCCCATTCAGATCCCTAACACCTAATGGATCCCCAAGAACGAGACCCATTTGA